A genomic window from Syntrophobacterales bacterium includes:
- the rfbD gene encoding dTDP-4-dehydrorhamnose reductase, which yields MIWLIGNKGMLGGEVEAALRLNKLACVATDQEVDIADPGELRRFAADKPIAWIINCAAYTAVDRAEDEPELAFKINAAGPRNIALIAKEKGAKFIHISTDYVFDGSKDGAYREDDVPNPAGVYGKSKYQGELDIAGNLDEHFIIRTAWLFGKQGNNFVHTMLRLFQERNEVRVVGDQWGSPTFAPDLAAALLEIVRVDSSAYGIYHFTNEGRINWHDFACEIYRLARANGLLDKDVRIEKIATTDYPTKAPRPQNSYLYKEKIARVFNIRPRSWQAALESKFRVSGLDI from the coding sequence ATGATCTGGCTTATTGGAAACAAAGGAATGTTGGGCGGGGAGGTGGAGGCCGCCTTGCGGCTGAATAAACTGGCCTGCGTCGCCACCGATCAGGAGGTCGATATCGCCGATCCGGGGGAGCTGCGGAGGTTTGCCGCGGATAAGCCGATTGCCTGGATCATAAACTGCGCCGCATATACAGCGGTGGACAGGGCCGAAGACGAGCCGGAACTCGCTTTCAAAATCAACGCCGCCGGCCCCCGCAACATCGCCCTGATTGCCAAAGAGAAGGGCGCGAAATTTATCCATATTTCCACCGATTACGTCTTTGACGGCTCGAAGGACGGGGCCTATCGGGAAGATGATGTCCCCAATCCCGCCGGCGTTTACGGAAAGAGCAAATATCAGGGCGAACTCGACATTGCCGGGAATTTGGACGAGCATTTCATAATCCGTACCGCGTGGCTCTTTGGAAAGCAGGGCAACAACTTTGTCCACACGATGCTCCGCCTGTTCCAGGAACGCAACGAGGTTCGCGTGGTTGGCGACCAGTGGGGTTCTCCGACATTCGCACCTGATCTCGCGGCGGCGCTACTGGAAATTGTGCGTGTAGATTCGAGTGCTTATGGTATTTACCACTTCACGAACGAAGGCCGGATCAACTGGCACGACTTTGCCTGCGAGATTTACCGTCTGGCCCGGGCAAACGGCCTCCTCGACAAGGATGTGCGCATCGAGAAGATCGCCACGACCGACTATCCTACCAAGGCCCCGCGCCCGCAGAATTCCTATCTTTACAAGGAGAAAATCGCCCGTGTTTTCAATATCCGCCCGCGGAGCTGGCAGGCCGCCCTTGAGTCAAAGTTTCGGGTGTCAGGTCTTGATATTTAG